The following are encoded in a window of Phaseolus vulgaris cultivar G19833 chromosome 3, P. vulgaris v2.0, whole genome shotgun sequence genomic DNA:
- the LOC137807175 gene encoding auxin-binding protein ABP19a-like: MILIICLVFSLFSFSHASVLDFCVADHAGPIGPAGYSCKKPSKVTADDFAYSGLGIAGNTSNIIKAAVTPAFDAQFAGVNGLGISAARLDLAAGGVIPLHTHPGASELLVVIQGSILAGFISSDNTVYLKTLKKGDVMVFPQGLLHFQINAGGSSALAIVSFSSSNPGLQILDFALFKSNFPTPLIVETTFLDAALVKKLKAVLGGSG, encoded by the coding sequence ATGATTCTCATTATCTGCCTcgttttctctcttttctccttctccCATGCTTCTGTCCTAGATTTCTGCGTGGCGGATCATGCAGGTCCTATTGGTCCTGCAGGATACTCCTGCAAGAAGCCTTCAAAGGTCACAGCAGATGATTTTGCTTACAGTGGCCTTGGCATTGCTGGTAACACCTCAAACATTATCAAAGCTGCAGTGACCCCTGCATTTGATGCTCAGTTTGCTGGTGTCAATGGCCTTGGTATATCCGCAGCCCGCTTGGACTTAGCAGCAGGTGGAGTTATACCACTCCATACTCATCCTGGAGCTTCAGAATTACTTGTTGTGATACAAGGAAGCATCCTGGCGGGATTCATTTCATCTGACAACACTGTCTACCTCAAAACTCTTAAGAAGGGGGATGTTATGGTATTCCCTCAAGGCTTGCTGCACTTCCAAATCAATGCAGGTGGTTCTTCAGCCCTGGCTATTGTTAGCTTCAGTAGCTCCAATCCTGGTCTGCAAATTCTGGACTTTGCTTTGTTCAAAAGTAATTTCCCCACACCACTGATAGTGGAAACCACTTTCCTTGATGCTGCTCTGGTGAAGAAGCTTAAGGCTGTTCTTGGAGGTTCAGGCTAA
- the LOC137807176 gene encoding 12-oxophytodienoate reductase 3-like: protein MADNPTLFSPYNMAKFNLSHRVVLAPMTRCRALQGIPNAAHAEYYAQRSTPGGFLITEGTSISPTSSGFPNVPGIYSDEQVEAWRNVVDAVHAKGSIIFCQLWHVGRASNPVYQPGGAAPISSTSKPISEKWKILLPDGSHGVFSEPHALTTAEISEVVQHYRQSAINAIRAGFDGIEIHGAHGYLIDQFLKDGINDRTDEYGGSVENRCRFLMEVVEGVVSGIGAERVGVRISPAIDHMDAFDSDPLGLGLAVIERLNKIQREKGRKLSYLHVTQPRFSLLEKTSLGESEEESVNLMEEWRKGYEGTLMCSGGFSRDSGMEAVAKGHADLVSFGRLFISNPDLVSKLKLNAPLTNYNRNTFYTSHPVIGYTDYPFLHTN, encoded by the exons ATGGCAGATAACCCCACCCTTTTTTCTCCTTACAATATGGCTAAATTCAACCTCTCTCACAG GGTGGTGTTGGCTCCCATGACAAGATGCAGAGCGTTGCAGGGGATTCCAAACGCCGCGCATGCAGAGTACTACGCTCAGAGATCAACTCCAGGTGGATTTCTCATCACTGAAGGCACTTCCATTTCTCCCACTTCTTCTGG GTTTCCTAACGTTCCCGGAATATACTCTGATGAACAAGTGGAAGCATGGAGAAATGTTGTCGATGCCGTGCATGCCAAAGGCAGCATCATCTTCTGTCAACTTTGGCATGTTGGTCGTGCATCAAATCCAG TGTATCAGCCTGGTGGGGCTGCACCTATTTCGTCCACCAGCAAACCCATATCAGAAAAGTGGAAGATTCTCCTACCAGATGGGTCCCATGGCGTGTTCTCAGAGCCTCACGCACTTACCACTGCTGAAATATCTGAAGTAGTGCAGCATTATCGCCAATCAGCAATTAATGCAATTCGAGCAG GTTTTGATGGAATCGAGATTCACGGGGCTCATGGGTATCTCATTGATCAATTCCTGAAGGATGGAATCAATGATCGAACAGATGAATATGGTGGATCAGTAGAAAACAGGTGCAGGTTCCTGATGGAGGTGGTTGAAGGTGTTGTTTCTGGCATTGGGGCAGAAAGAGTTGGTGTGAGAATTTCACCGGCAATTGATCACATGGATGCCTTTGACTCTGACCCACTTGGGTTAGGCTTAGCAGTGATAGAGAGACTGAACAAAATCCAGAGAGAAAAGGGGAGAAAACTGAGTTACCTTCATGTTACTCAGCCTCGATTCAGCCTTCTTGAGAAAACTAGCTTGGGAGAGAGTGAAGAGGAAAGTGTTAATTTGATGGAGGAGTGGAGAAAGGGTTATGAAGGAACATTGATGTGCAGTGGTGGCTTTAGCAGGGACTCTGGAATGGAAGCTGTGGCTAAAGGCCATGCTGACTTGGTTTCCTTTGGTCGTCTTTTCATCTCCAATCCTGACTTGGTTTCAAAGCTCAAGCTCAATGCACCTCTCACCAACTACAACAGGAACACCTTTTACACCTCACACCCTGTCATAGGTTACACGGATTATCCTTTCCTGCATACAAATTAA